The following proteins are encoded in a genomic region of Chryseobacterium cucumeris:
- a CDS encoding FAD-dependent oxidoreductase, which yields MMYRDGARKSIWQEEIRKFSTETDLSSLFDVAIVGGGITGVSTALKLQESGKKCVILEAANIGFGTTGGTTAHLNDFFDTTFNQAIRDFGLDNAKLYAQSGTDAISIIEDNIQKYQISCDFTRKSAYLFALDEKQEEQLKDIVEGAARVGHEMSYVNEIPFPIPFREAVLIPGQGHFHPVKYSKALCEAFIKLGGSIVENCHCEEHDEQNDFVILKTSKGEIKASNVVYATHIPPGVNLLHFTNAPYRSYAMAFTMKNDKYPWELGYDLCEPYHYYRIQNIEGENLLIAGGEDHKTGHADDTGECFSRLENYVRKYFEVETVYYSWSSQYYEPVDGFPYIGKLPGSKERIFVATGFRGNGMIFGTLSSQILHDLILTGKSKYGDLFNPSRIKPVAGFSDFVKETATMAFDFIKDKILTEKIDSFSEVGEGEAKVIKYESESYALYKENDGTLHLLRSTCPHAGCEVRWNSAELSWDCPCHGSRFNVNGKILTGPTTKNLQKVFPYQKRDS from the coding sequence ATGATGTACAGAGACGGTGCAAGAAAAAGTATTTGGCAGGAAGAGATCAGAAAATTTTCTACAGAAACGGATCTCAGCTCATTATTTGATGTTGCCATTGTAGGAGGTGGAATTACAGGAGTTTCAACAGCGCTGAAACTTCAGGAATCCGGAAAGAAATGTGTTATCCTCGAAGCAGCCAATATAGGATTTGGAACTACCGGCGGCACAACGGCCCATTTAAACGATTTTTTTGATACAACCTTTAATCAGGCTATCCGTGATTTTGGACTGGATAATGCCAAACTGTATGCACAATCCGGAACTGATGCCATCAGCATTATTGAAGATAATATTCAGAAATATCAGATCAGCTGTGATTTCACAAGAAAGTCAGCTTACCTTTTTGCCCTGGATGAAAAACAGGAAGAACAGTTAAAAGATATTGTAGAAGGAGCAGCCAGGGTAGGTCATGAAATGAGTTATGTGAATGAAATTCCTTTTCCCATCCCATTCAGAGAAGCGGTGCTTATTCCCGGGCAGGGGCATTTTCATCCGGTAAAATATAGTAAGGCGCTCTGCGAAGCTTTTATAAAACTGGGCGGCTCTATTGTAGAAAACTGCCATTGTGAAGAACATGATGAGCAAAATGATTTTGTAATTTTAAAAACTTCAAAAGGGGAAATAAAGGCCTCAAATGTAGTCTATGCTACCCATATTCCGCCTGGAGTCAATCTTCTTCATTTTACAAACGCTCCCTACAGAAGCTATGCCATGGCTTTTACCATGAAAAATGACAAATACCCGTGGGAGCTTGGTTATGACCTTTGCGAGCCCTATCATTACTACCGTATTCAGAATATTGAAGGCGAAAATCTATTGATTGCAGGAGGAGAAGATCACAAAACAGGGCATGCTGATGATACCGGAGAATGTTTTTCAAGACTTGAAAATTATGTCAGAAAATATTTTGAGGTAGAAACAGTCTATTACAGCTGGTCCAGCCAATATTACGAGCCAGTGGACGGATTTCCCTATATAGGAAAACTTCCCGGAAGCAAAGAAAGAATTTTTGTGGCAACAGGCTTCAGAGGAAACGGAATGATCTTCGGAACACTTTCGTCACAGATCCTGCATGACCTTATCCTGACAGGAAAAAGTAAATATGGAGACCTGTTCAATCCTTCCAGGATCAAACCTGTTGCAGGATTTTCAGATTTTGTAAAAGAAACGGCAACTATGGCCTTTGATTTTATAAAAGATAAGATTTTAACCGAGAAAATTGATTCTTTTTCAGAAGTCGGTGAAGGTGAAGCGAAAGTGATCAAATATGAATCAGAATCTTATGCTCTTTACAAAGAAAATGACGGCACTTTACATCTGCTCAGAAGTACCTGTCCACACGCAGGATGTGAAGTCCGGTGGAACAGTGCGGAGTTGAGCTGGGATTGCCCATGTCACGGTTCCCGGTTTAATGTCAACGGAAAAATCCTTACCGGACCCACCACAAAGAACCTCCAGAAGGTATTCCCTTATCAAAAACGTGATTCATAA
- a CDS encoding DUF6766 family protein, with protein sequence MSRTSFLYRNSLSIVLITLMIIFLAGQFFMGWKTENKELIENGQPVLKIGEYIHSGHFIQATFENWESEFLQMMLYVLLTISLRQKGSSESKSMTEEEDVDKEPVPHPKAPWPVKKGGIWLKLYKHSLSIAFALLFLASFILHFYGSLRDFNDEQMMKGKPAETAIQYISESRFWFESFQNWQSEFLAVASLVLLSIWLREKGSPESKPVDMPHDETP encoded by the coding sequence ATGTCACGCACCAGTTTCCTGTATCGCAACAGCTTAAGTATTGTTCTGATTACTCTGATGATTATTTTTCTTGCAGGACAATTTTTTATGGGCTGGAAAACAGAAAATAAAGAACTCATTGAAAACGGCCAGCCTGTTTTAAAGATCGGTGAATACATTCATAGCGGTCATTTTATACAGGCTACTTTTGAAAACTGGGAAAGCGAATTTCTCCAGATGATGCTGTATGTTTTATTAACGATTTCTCTGAGGCAAAAAGGCTCCAGTGAATCAAAATCTATGACAGAAGAGGAAGATGTTGACAAAGAACCTGTACCACATCCCAAAGCGCCATGGCCTGTAAAAAAAGGCGGAATATGGCTGAAACTCTACAAACATTCTTTATCAATTGCTTTTGCTCTCCTTTTTCTGGCGAGTTTCATTTTGCATTTCTATGGCAGTCTCAGGGATTTTAATGATGAACAAATGATGAAAGGTAAACCTGCTGAAACGGCCATTCAATACATTTCAGAATCAAGATTCTGGTTTGAGTCTTTTCAAAACTGGCAGAGTGAATTCCTGGCGGTTGCTTCCCTGGTTCTTCTCTCTATATGGCTTCGCGAAAAAGGTTCTCCGGAATCAAAACCCGTTGATATGCCTCATGACGAAACGCCTTGA
- a CDS encoding AraC family transcriptional regulator — MKCGLIEKTESHFVDSIKKEAYVWCEKNWKHDDYEHKHSRAQLTFVEEGYQYFHIDQKIYLVPQHHVIWIPSEKAHKITSEAQTVNLMVFLFRSVFEDEFYRHVQVFAVPAVLKEMLLYASKWNQLLDENEEQDLFFKAILKSLPNFCKESSSLQIPVPTDTRLIPVCNEINSNFKYNPDMDALAEKAQMSVRSLQRIFKNEMGITIQKYLQLTRIIKSIELIDTRQYTLSEVAYKVGYQSLSAFTSSYFAIMQKKPKVNKNQGVSS, encoded by the coding sequence ATGAAATGCGGACTGATTGAAAAAACGGAAAGCCACTTTGTAGATTCTATCAAAAAGGAAGCCTATGTATGGTGTGAAAAAAACTGGAAACATGATGATTATGAGCACAAGCACAGCCGGGCTCAGCTCACTTTTGTGGAAGAAGGCTACCAGTATTTTCATATCGACCAGAAAATTTATCTCGTCCCCCAGCATCATGTCATCTGGATTCCTTCGGAAAAAGCCCATAAGATCACTTCTGAGGCTCAAACAGTAAATCTGATGGTATTCCTGTTCAGATCGGTTTTTGAAGATGAATTTTACCGGCATGTTCAGGTATTTGCTGTTCCTGCTGTTTTAAAGGAAATGCTTTTATATGCCTCAAAATGGAACCAGTTATTGGATGAAAATGAAGAACAGGACCTGTTTTTTAAAGCTATTTTAAAAAGCCTTCCCAATTTCTGCAAAGAAAGCAGCAGTCTGCAGATTCCCGTTCCTACGGATACAAGACTGATTCCTGTATGCAATGAAATTAATTCCAATTTTAAATATAATCCGGACATGGATGCTCTTGCCGAAAAAGCACAAATGTCTGTGAGGAGCCTCCAGAGAATTTTTAAAAATGAAATGGGAATTACGATACAGAAATACCTTCAGCTGACAAGGATTATAAAAAGTATTGAACTGATAGATACCAGACAGTACACGTTGAGTGAAGTAGCCTATAAAGTGGGCTATCAGAGTTTATCAGCTTTTACATCATCGTATTTTGCCATTATGCAGAAAAAGCCGAAAGTGAATAAAAATCAAGGCGTTTCGTCATGA
- a CDS encoding Atu1372/SO_1960 family protein → MKKLCLFFILILLSNTTRIMAQNKANILVLIHSDNGGTYELAKELAKGIESKNNAVSHIKLVKASQNPNLKNLSVATPDELIHYDGIAFGSPVYFGNISTGMSEFLSGTVQLWTNHALEGVPATVFMSAGSGAGKELALQAFWNSLAVHGMVLVSNGIRGTEELNKAIPQGNTVLGITSMASLKDVERPTKGERNMAEIQGRNFAKIALALKDTHSKKTLAVTESHQNFSEILKQKNIILPQVPKPAGNYQPFVRSGNLVFINQVALKDGKIFNPGKLGVEVNEQQVKDAVKVTMLNVISVLNEAVGGDLSRVKQCVQLTGIFNTKDDYTKHADLMNVASDLAVEIFGEKGKHARATLGASSIPVGSSVEIQAVFEVE, encoded by the coding sequence ATGAAAAAACTATGTCTTTTTTTTATCTTAATTTTATTATCAAATACCACCCGCATCATGGCACAAAATAAAGCTAACATATTAGTTCTAATTCATTCGGACAATGGCGGAACCTACGAACTGGCTAAGGAACTCGCCAAAGGAATTGAAAGTAAAAATAACGCAGTTTCCCATATAAAACTTGTCAAAGCATCACAAAATCCAAACCTGAAAAATCTTTCTGTTGCGACACCAGATGAGTTGATCCATTATGACGGAATCGCTTTTGGTTCCCCGGTTTATTTCGGAAATATCAGCACAGGAATGAGTGAATTTTTATCCGGAACTGTTCAGCTCTGGACCAATCATGCGTTGGAAGGAGTTCCGGCTACTGTTTTTATGTCTGCCGGAAGCGGAGCAGGAAAGGAGCTCGCTCTTCAGGCGTTCTGGAACAGCCTAGCCGTCCACGGAATGGTTCTTGTGTCTAATGGAATACGTGGAACAGAAGAACTGAACAAAGCCATTCCGCAAGGAAATACTGTTTTGGGAATTACCAGCATGGCTTCTTTAAAAGATGTGGAAAGACCTACGAAAGGAGAGCGGAATATGGCTGAAATTCAGGGAAGAAATTTTGCAAAAATAGCATTGGCATTAAAAGATACGCATTCTAAAAAAACGCTGGCTGTTACGGAAAGTCATCAGAATTTCAGTGAAATATTAAAACAGAAAAACATTATTCTTCCACAGGTTCCAAAGCCGGCGGGAAATTATCAGCCGTTCGTCCGTTCCGGAAATCTTGTATTTATCAATCAGGTTGCTTTAAAAGACGGTAAAATTTTCAATCCGGGTAAATTAGGTGTTGAAGTGAATGAGCAGCAGGTAAAAGACGCTGTAAAAGTAACCATGCTGAATGTGATTTCAGTGTTAAATGAAGCTGTGGGAGGAGATTTGAGCAGAGTAAAACAATGCGTGCAGCTTACGGGAATTTTCAATACAAAAGATGATTATACAAAACATGCTGATCTGATGAATGTGGCTTCTGATCTGGCTGTTGAAATCTTCGGGGAAAAAGGAAAACATGCCAGAGCTACCTTGGGAGCTTCTTCCATTCCTGTGGGCTCTTCTGTAGAGATTCAGGCGGTTTTTGAAGTAGAATAA
- a CDS encoding PLP-dependent aminotransferase family protein: MLRPWKLELEIDKKLEKAVYLQIADMIISDIRSGRLKTGDALPGSRNLAQTLKINRNTVVEAYQVLINEEWVISRERKGIFVSERLPALHEKNAEALHNPSHQQVMSNGIVINFDDGHPDSKIAPVTELARAYRQIFGIKAKWQMMGYGNEHGDTEFRKMISQMLNHQRGMHIHENEISITRGSQMGMFLTAQTLLKSGDIVIVEDPGYQPAWQAFEYAGAKLLSVPVDQEGIHMETVEKLLKQHQNIKALYITPHRQYPTTVTLSLARRLQLIELSNQYNITIIEDDYDNEFHFGYRPILPISSFPELHNYVYIGTLSKVVAPALRIGYLATKNQELLKRIGDLRKIIDVHGDVIMEQAVLQLIKEGAIKKHIRKATVHYKNKRDFVFELLTKYMKDIADFTLPEGGLAFWIVPKTRLDWDAVTKLLLEKNIKIIHPKQYSKSQANGFRLSYGALSEEQLEQSIPVIAEIISGF; encoded by the coding sequence ATGTTACGCCCTTGGAAATTAGAATTAGAAATTGATAAAAAGCTTGAAAAAGCAGTTTATCTACAGATTGCGGATATGATCATCTCTGATATACGGTCAGGAAGGTTAAAAACGGGAGATGCACTTCCGGGAAGCAGGAATCTTGCCCAGACCTTGAAAATTAACAGGAATACTGTTGTAGAAGCCTATCAGGTACTGATCAATGAAGAATGGGTAATTTCCAGAGAAAGGAAAGGGATTTTCGTATCGGAAAGACTCCCGGCTTTGCATGAAAAGAATGCAGAGGCATTACATAACCCATCTCATCAGCAGGTAATGTCTAATGGAATTGTAATCAATTTCGATGATGGACATCCCGACAGTAAAATTGCCCCTGTGACAGAGCTGGCCAGAGCCTACAGACAAATTTTCGGCATCAAAGCCAAGTGGCAGATGATGGGATATGGAAATGAACACGGTGACACAGAATTCAGAAAAATGATCTCACAGATGCTCAACCATCAGCGTGGAATGCATATTCATGAAAATGAAATTTCCATTACAAGAGGCAGCCAGATGGGAATGTTCCTTACCGCTCAGACACTTTTAAAATCCGGAGACATTGTTATTGTGGAAGATCCGGGGTATCAGCCTGCATGGCAGGCATTTGAGTATGCAGGAGCAAAGCTTTTGTCGGTCCCTGTAGATCAGGAAGGAATCCATATGGAGACTGTTGAAAAGCTTTTAAAGCAACATCAGAATATTAAAGCCCTGTATATTACTCCTCACAGACAATACCCTACTACAGTTACTTTGAGTCTGGCAAGACGATTACAATTAATTGAGCTGTCCAACCAATACAATATAACCATTATTGAAGATGATTATGATAATGAGTTTCACTTCGGATACCGTCCTATTCTCCCCATTTCAAGCTTTCCCGAACTGCACAATTATGTGTACATCGGAACTTTAAGCAAGGTGGTAGCTCCGGCTTTAAGGATCGGTTATCTGGCCACTAAAAATCAGGAATTATTAAAAAGAATTGGTGATCTGAGAAAAATTATTGATGTACATGGAGATGTTATCATGGAACAGGCAGTTCTCCAGCTGATTAAAGAAGGAGCCATAAAAAAGCACATCAGAAAGGCAACTGTTCATTATAAAAACAAGAGAGATTTTGTCTTTGAACTGTTGACAAAATATATGAAAGATATTGCCGATTTTACATTGCCTGAAGGTGGTCTTGCCTTTTGGATTGTTCCCAAAACAAGGCTGGATTGGGATGCTGTAACAAAGCTTTTACTGGAAAAAAATATTAAGATTATTCATCCTAAACAATACAGTAAAAGCCAGGCAAACGGATTCCGGTTAAGCTACGGAGCACTTTCTGAAGAGCAGCTGGAGCAAAGTATCCCTGTTATCGCAGAGATTATCTCGGGTTTTTAA
- a CDS encoding cupin domain-containing protein produces the protein MDKKQFSSKDFHETFARPKYVKPSHLIHKNVENAGEHNQFSTERKHPVFFVDLPSKNVSMTIGGLTPGQQTNRHRHTYETVLFVIEGKGWTEVEDERVYWEAGDAVYIPSWAWHKHQNLSDTEPAKYIACENAPQLQNLGVALREEEGRDL, from the coding sequence ATGGACAAGAAACAATTCAGTTCTAAAGACTTTCACGAAACCTTTGCAAGACCAAAGTATGTAAAACCGAGTCATTTGATTCATAAAAATGTAGAAAATGCAGGAGAACACAATCAGTTTTCAACAGAAAGAAAACACCCGGTTTTTTTTGTAGATCTTCCGAGTAAAAATGTAAGCATGACGATTGGCGGGCTTACCCCCGGACAACAAACCAACAGACACCGCCACACCTATGAAACCGTTTTATTTGTCATTGAAGGGAAAGGATGGACAGAAGTAGAAGATGAAAGAGTATATTGGGAAGCCGGAGATGCGGTATATATTCCTTCATGGGCATGGCATAAACACCAGAATCTCAGCGATACGGAACCTGCCAAATACATTGCCTGCGAAAATGCGCCTCAGCTGCAGAACTTAGGAGTTGCTTTAAGAGAGGAAGAAGGCAGAGACCTTTAA
- a CDS encoding dihydrodipicolinate synthase family protein, with amino-acid sequence MKNVPFKGIIAYPITPFDPNEKVDIPLFKHLVERLITSGSHGIAPLGSTGVMPYLSDEEKEEVTEATLQQVKGRIPTLVGVSNLTTEKTIHHAQFAEKAGADAVMIIPMSYWKLTDDEIVTHYDAVASKISIPIMAYNNPATSGVDMSPALLKRLLEIPNVTMIKESTGDVQRMHYLRRELGEDVAFYNGSNPLALAAFSAGARGWCTAAPNLIPELNISLYNAVEEGDLEKAKTIFYQQFDLLKFIVNKGLPRAVKSGLNILGEDGGNLRSPLKPLHEKETEELKNIMKTLINPV; translated from the coding sequence ATGAAAAATGTTCCATTCAAAGGGATAATTGCTTATCCCATAACACCTTTTGACCCAAATGAAAAAGTAGATATTCCTCTTTTTAAACACCTGGTAGAAAGACTGATCACTTCCGGAAGCCACGGCATTGCTCCATTGGGAAGCACAGGGGTAATGCCTTATTTATCTGACGAAGAAAAAGAAGAAGTTACGGAAGCTACTTTACAGCAGGTAAAAGGCAGAATTCCAACGCTTGTAGGTGTATCCAACCTTACCACGGAGAAAACCATCCATCATGCTCAGTTCGCTGAAAAAGCAGGAGCCGATGCGGTGATGATCATTCCTATGAGCTACTGGAAACTTACCGATGATGAAATTGTAACGCATTATGATGCCGTAGCAAGCAAAATATCGATTCCGATTATGGCATACAATAATCCGGCAACCAGTGGAGTAGATATGTCTCCGGCTTTGCTGAAAAGGCTGCTTGAAATTCCCAATGTAACGATGATTAAAGAAAGTACAGGAGATGTTCAGAGAATGCATTATCTGAGAAGAGAACTGGGAGAAGACGTTGCCTTCTACAACGGTTCCAATCCTTTGGCTCTGGCGGCATTTTCTGCGGGAGCAAGAGGCTGGTGTACGGCAGCTCCTAATCTTATTCCGGAACTGAATATCAGCCTCTATAATGCGGTGGAAGAAGGTGATCTTGAAAAAGCAAAAACGATTTTCTATCAGCAGTTTGATCTTTTAAAATTTATTGTAAACAAAGGATTGCCGAGAGCAGTGAAATCAGGTCTGAATATTCTGGGTGAAGATGGCGGAAATCTGAGAAGCCCTCTGAAACCGCTTCACGAAAAAGAAACCGAAGAATTAAAAAATATTATGAAAACCCTTATCAATCCAGTATAA
- a CDS encoding thioredoxin family protein, with protein MKKSIFYHAGCPVCISAEHDIVNLIGLENVEIIHLGNDRSKIEDAEKAGVKSVPALVTPNGNVLHINFGASMEEVKN; from the coding sequence ATGAAAAAATCCATTTTTTACCACGCAGGATGCCCTGTATGTATCAGTGCTGAGCATGATATCGTTAACCTTATAGGTTTGGAAAATGTAGAAATTATCCATTTGGGTAATGACAGAAGCAAAATTGAGGACGCGGAAAAAGCTGGCGTAAAATCTGTGCCTGCTTTAGTGACCCCTAACGGCAATGTGCTTCATATTAATTTTGGAGCTTCTATGGAAGAGGTGAAAAATTAA
- a CDS encoding pyridoxamine 5'-phosphate oxidase family protein: MSTENLTHLEAIKKIKELSESARICMFCTELETVPVNSRPMTLQETDDSGNLWFISSGSSNKNFEIKEDRRVQLFFMNNSDSQYLSVYGEASVYKDKATIEDKWSPMAKAWFDGKDDPNVTIIRVEPKETYYWDTKAGKLVSLFSFVAAAITGNKTDNSDGVEGNATI; encoded by the coding sequence ATGTCAACAGAAAACCTTACCCACCTTGAAGCGATCAAAAAGATCAAAGAACTCTCGGAAAGTGCGAGAATATGCATGTTCTGTACAGAACTGGAAACCGTTCCTGTGAATTCAAGACCAATGACCCTTCAGGAAACAGACGACAGCGGAAATTTGTGGTTTATCAGCAGTGGATCCAGCAATAAGAATTTTGAAATCAAAGAAGACCGTAGAGTACAGTTATTTTTTATGAACAACAGCGACTCCCAGTATCTTTCGGTGTATGGAGAAGCTTCTGTTTATAAGGACAAAGCAACCATAGAAGATAAATGGTCTCCCATGGCTAAGGCCTGGTTTGATGGTAAAGACGATCCCAATGTTACGATTATCCGTGTGGAACCTAAAGAAACCTATTACTGGGATACTAAAGCAGGAAAACTGGTAAGTCTGTTTAGTTTTGTTGCGGCCGCAATCACAGGAAACAAAACCGATAATTCGGATGGTGTAGAAGGAAATGCAACGATTTAA
- a CDS encoding rhodanese-like domain-containing protein, whose protein sequence is MKSILLILGAVFILYIVYRVYRMQTLDNGLPELIRKGAVILDVRTEKEYQTGHIEGSINISLGTIRERYGELDPEKTYITVCSHGLRSVKVETILKEKGFKRVYNGGAWSDLQTTLSKKQ, encoded by the coding sequence ATGAAAAGTATTCTCCTCATTTTGGGTGCAGTTTTTATTCTGTACATTGTGTATAGGGTTTACCGGATGCAGACCTTGGACAATGGATTGCCCGAACTCATCAGAAAAGGAGCTGTTATTCTTGATGTAAGAACTGAAAAAGAATACCAGACAGGGCATATAGAAGGTTCCATTAATATTTCTTTAGGGACAATCAGAGAACGGTATGGAGAACTGGATCCTGAAAAAACGTATATAACAGTATGTTCACACGGACTTCGAAGTGTAAAAGTTGAAACTATTCTGAAAGAAAAAGGATTTAAACGTGTATACAACGGAGGCGCATGGAGTGATCTTCAGACAACATTAAGTAAGAAACAATAA
- a CDS encoding DUF3817 domain-containing protein produces the protein MIHLFKTKIGRLRVLAILEGISLLSLVFIAVPVKYWMGNPLFVRLIGPVHGTLFLLFLFNTLSVGVEQNWKCKEITWKVILACFIPFGTFYIDKKILSKL, from the coding sequence ATGATTCATTTATTTAAAACAAAGATTGGCCGGCTGAGAGTTCTGGCGATCCTGGAAGGAATTTCATTACTAAGTTTGGTATTTATTGCTGTTCCGGTGAAATACTGGATGGGAAATCCCTTGTTTGTAAGGCTTATCGGCCCTGTTCATGGAACATTATTCCTGCTTTTCCTGTTCAACACATTGAGTGTAGGTGTAGAACAAAACTGGAAATGTAAAGAAATAACCTGGAAGGTAATTCTTGCCTGTTTTATTCCATTCGGGACATTTTATATTGACAAAAAAATACTGAGCAAGCTATGA
- a CDS encoding TetR/AcrR family transcriptional regulator yields the protein MKKSEATRLTILQKAFELIYVKGFQTTSIDEIIATTQVTKGAFYYHFKTKDEMGLAIITDLMKPNFRKTFINTLHNNPDPLKSIYDIMHHLLMENDFLKVEYGCPTSNFVQQMAPWHNAFTQALHELSKEWELALAESIERGKSAGLIKKEVSAKEVSVFVISGYWGVRNLGKLENSKEVYLTYLKGLKSYFKSLQ from the coding sequence ATGAAGAAATCAGAAGCAACCCGTCTTACTATTCTCCAGAAAGCGTTCGAATTGATCTATGTGAAAGGTTTTCAGACTACAAGCATTGATGAAATTATTGCAACGACTCAGGTGACGAAAGGTGCTTTCTATTATCATTTTAAAACCAAAGATGAAATGGGGCTGGCTATTATCACAGATCTGATGAAACCCAACTTCAGAAAAACTTTCATTAACACTCTTCACAACAATCCGGATCCTTTAAAAAGCATTTATGATATCATGCACCATCTTTTGATGGAAAATGATTTTTTAAAAGTGGAATACGGCTGCCCTACTTCTAATTTTGTGCAGCAAATGGCTCCATGGCATAACGCCTTTACCCAGGCTCTTCACGAACTGTCAAAAGAATGGGAACTGGCGCTTGCAGAAAGTATCGAAAGAGGTAAAAGTGCCGGATTAATCAAAAAAGAAGTAAGTGCAAAAGAAGTGAGTGTTTTTGTGATTTCAGGGTATTGGGGAGTAAGAAATCTGGGCAAACTTGAAAACTCAAAAGAAGTATATCTCACTTATTTAAAAGGGCTTAAGTCTTATTTTAAAAGCCTTCAGTAA
- a CDS encoding MFS transporter yields MNFQKEIQINTEAQTAKRGLPAALWALTISAFGIGTTEFVIVGLLPTVASDLGITIPSAGLLVSLYAIGVAIGAPILTALTGKMPRKMLLVSIMLLFVIGNGLASIAPSFITLVLARILTGLAHGVYFSIGSTIAASLVPEEKRATAISIMFAGLTLAIVTGVPLGTFIGQHFGWRATFIGVSILGVIGLIASLLLVPKNLKNGKTASLKSQFKVLGNRRLIFAFLMTAMGYGGTFVVFTYLSPILQKITGFQESTVTFILLIYGIAIALGNLIGGKVANKNPLNALLWMFAVQGLVLLAFYFTVNSPVFSIITLFLLGALSFASVPGLQLLVVQIAEKELPGTEDVASGINIAAFNIGIAIGSYAGGMIVTSSLGLASTPWIGALFLLVTVLITIYSIRLSKKNI; encoded by the coding sequence ATGAATTTTCAAAAAGAAATACAGATCAATACTGAAGCACAGACAGCCAAAAGAGGTCTTCCTGCTGCTTTATGGGCATTAACAATAAGTGCCTTCGGAATAGGAACTACGGAATTTGTCATTGTAGGACTTCTTCCCACAGTAGCTTCAGACCTTGGAATTACCATTCCTTCAGCAGGGCTTCTGGTAAGTCTTTATGCGATAGGAGTAGCTATCGGAGCACCCATCTTAACAGCTCTCACAGGGAAAATGCCGCGTAAGATGCTGCTGGTATCGATCATGCTGCTATTCGTTATTGGAAACGGGCTGGCTTCTATTGCTCCCAGCTTTATAACTTTAGTGCTGGCCAGAATACTTACAGGATTGGCCCATGGGGTTTATTTTTCTATAGGTTCTACCATTGCAGCTTCACTGGTTCCTGAAGAGAAAAGAGCTACCGCAATTTCCATCATGTTTGCCGGGCTTACACTCGCCATAGTAACGGGAGTTCCGCTGGGAACATTTATAGGTCAGCATTTCGGATGGAGAGCAACTTTCATCGGCGTTTCGATCCTTGGAGTTATCGGATTGATCGCCAGTTTATTATTGGTGCCTAAAAATCTTAAGAATGGAAAAACAGCTTCTTTAAAAAGCCAGTTTAAAGTACTGGGCAACAGACGTCTGATTTTTGCTTTTTTAATGACCGCAATGGGATATGGAGGTACGTTTGTGGTATTTACGTATCTGTCACCTATTTTACAGAAAATTACAGGGTTTCAGGAATCCACAGTCACTTTTATTCTTTTGATTTATGGAATTGCCATTGCCCTGGGAAACCTGATTGGAGGAAAAGTAGCCAATAAAAATCCTCTGAATGCCCTTTTATGGATGTTTGCTGTACAAGGACTCGTATTGCTGGCATTTTATTTCACCGTAAATAGCCCTGTTTTCAGTATCATTACACTTTTTCTTCTGGGAGCATTATCATTTGCTTCGGTTCCCGGACTTCAGCTGTTGGTAGTCCAGATTGCAGAAAAAGAACTGCCCGGAACTGAAGACGTTGCTTCGGGGATTAATATTGCTGCTTTTAATATTGGTATTGCCATCGGATCCTATGCAGGTGGAATGATTGTAACATCCTCTTTAGGACTGGCAAGTACACCATGGATAGGAGCTTTGTTCCTGTTGGTTACGGTTTTAATAACCATCTACAGTATCCGTTTAAGCAAGAAAAATATATAG